TATCATATAAGCCGAACAAGTAGGTGTATAACGACAAGAAGGTGGCAAATGAGGCGACAATAGCACCTGATACGCACGCACCAGCGCAATAAAAAAGGCAGCAAGCAATCGACTCATAAGAACTTAAAAAAAGGAGGTGAAAAGCAGGCTACGAAAGTAGAAAACCAAGGGCTTGTATTTGAAGCAGTTAGCCCTGTGCTGCCTGAAAAGTCAAGATTCTCTAACAAGAAACGTTCCATTTTAAAAACCTTCTCTTTTTTTTTCGTTCAAAAATACTATCTTGCCCCTTGTATGCCTCATTAGGCTGCCTTTGAGCCTGCCTCTGGATTAGCGTGTTTGACTTTGCCCAGTTTTCAGTTGGAAATTTCTTCCACTTCAATTTTTATCCACTATCCTACCCTCTTGATTTTGAGCCTGCCGACTTTCCTTTCCCTTTTAAAGGCTTAAAATAGGTTTTAAATAGCGCGTATTATGCAAAAATTAGGACTAAAACAGACCCAACTCCAAAAACTTTCACCCCAACAGATTCAATTTATCAAACTCCTGCAAATTCCTACCGCAGAATTGGAATCGCGCATAGAGGAAGAATTGGAAAGCAACCCCGCCTTAGAAGAAGGGCGCGAAGAACCCGTAGCCGAAAAAACAGAAGAATACGAGGAAAACTTTGAAGAGTACGAAGACTTCGAGGAAAGCTATGACGAAACCAACCCAATGGAGGAAATCAAACTCGAAGACTACCTACAACAAGATGATGTAGCCAGCTACAAAACCCAAAGCGAAAGCGGCTACCCCGAAGAAGAGGAGCGCGAAATTCCGATACCTACCTTCACGACCCTAACCGACTCACTTTTAGAACAACTTGGACACCTGCGCTTAGACGACCGCCAGAAAGCTATCGGCGAACAGCTTATCGGCTCGATAGATGAAGACGGCTATATCCGCCGCGACCTCGAAGCGATAGCCAACGATTTAGCCTTTTCGCAAAATATCCAAACCGAAACCGACGAAGTAGAAGAAGTTTTGCAGCGGATTCAAAACTTCGAACCCGCAGGTATCGCCGCTCGCGATTTGCAGGAATGTTTGATTTTACAATTAGAAAGACGAAGCAAAGACGACCTACACGTCCGCTATGCCATTCAAATTCTGCAAACCTGCTTTGAAGAATTTAAAAAGAAACACTTTAAAAAAATACAAAAACGCCTTTCTCTTTCGGAAGAAGACATGCGCGAAGCCATGAACCTCATTCTGAAACTAAACCCCAAACCCGGGGGCAGCTCAAACGCCTACGCCAAGACGCAATATATCATTCCCGACTTTATCCTCAAAAATATCAATGGAAAGTTGGAAGTTGCCCTCAATTCCAAAAATGCGCCCGAATTGCGCGTAAGTAGGTCGTATGCTGATATGTTGGAGGCGTATGATAAAAGTGATAAAAAAGATAAGAATTTCAAGCAAACAGTTAGCTTTGTCAAGCAAAAATTAGATGCCGCCAAATGGTTTATTGATGCCATCAAACAGCGGCAGAATACGCTGCTACGCACCATGAACGCCATTGTTCGCTACCAAAGGGAATTTTTTATGGAAGGCGACGAGAGCAAGCTACGCCCCATGATTCTCAAAGACATCGCCCAAGAGATTGGCATGGACATCTCCACTGTGTCGCGTGTGGCAAATAGCAAAGCCGTCCAGACGGATTTTGGCGTATTTCCACTCAAATTTTTCTTCTCCGAAAGCATTTCCACCGATACAGGCGAAGATGTGAGCAGCAAAGAGGTTAAATATATCCTCAAACAAATTATTGAAAATGAAAACAAACGTCGCCCACTTTCCGACGACAAACTTGAAAAACTTTTGAG
The DNA window shown above is from Hugenholtzia roseola DSM 9546 and carries:
- the yidD gene encoding membrane protein insertion efficiency factor YidD codes for the protein MSRLLAAFFIALVRAYQVLLSPHLPPSCRYTPTCSAYMIEAIRKYGVWRGTLKGLRRIGRCHPWGGSGYDPV
- the rpoN gene encoding RNA polymerase factor sigma-54 — encoded protein: MQKLGLKQTQLQKLSPQQIQFIKLLQIPTAELESRIEEELESNPALEEGREEPVAEKTEEYEENFEEYEDFEESYDETNPMEEIKLEDYLQQDDVASYKTQSESGYPEEEEREIPIPTFTTLTDSLLEQLGHLRLDDRQKAIGEQLIGSIDEDGYIRRDLEAIANDLAFSQNIQTETDEVEEVLQRIQNFEPAGIAARDLQECLILQLERRSKDDLHVRYAIQILQTCFEEFKKKHFKKIQKRLSLSEEDMREAMNLILKLNPKPGGSSNAYAKTQYIIPDFILKNINGKLEVALNSKNAPELRVSRSYADMLEAYDKSDKKDKNFKQTVSFVKQKLDAAKWFIDAIKQRQNTLLRTMNAIVRYQREFFMEGDESKLRPMILKDIAQEIGMDISTVSRVANSKAVQTDFGVFPLKFFFSESISTDTGEDVSSKEVKYILKQIIENENKRRPLSDDKLEKLLRARGYQIARRTVAKYREQLNIPVARLRKEV